The following are encoded together in the Ooceraea biroi isolate clonal line C1 chromosome 2, Obir_v5.4, whole genome shotgun sequence genome:
- the LOC105278168 gene encoding SCAN domain-containing protein 3 encodes MVEPKKKCRQYNVEYLKYGFIESPTNNTLLMCLICQKVFSNEAMEPSKLKDHLKKAHTDNEDKDLSYFQALKEQFLKRSTSTDIFATTSKQENDGLRASYNISLLIAKSGKPHTIGEELILPAVSEVLRTVLHKSADDIIKKIPLSNNTVQRRIDEMAQDVEVSLCDFLKTTQFSLQLEESIVTGNEALLLAYVRFIKEEKICQELLFAKQLIISTKGESIFNVVKAFFKEREIPLNNIISIAIDGALAMVGRYRGFISFFKKSVPNVCAVHCVIHRQHLVAKNLSDRLHCSLQYVITAVNKIHALKDRLFRQICIENDEDFNRLLFHTEVHWLLNSACLNRVYNHFDLVIKSFENKDNLLRNNLIKVKSDIAYLTDLYNKFNKINLELQGDELNLIKTKSIISAFMSKLLLYKRKLERGVFYQFLNLSSVKKRDDEVLIYCQHLQALHNDFNNRFEDILTMKIPAWILDPFSSTEETELQLQEELIELSTNEELKFKFKNGYQAFWLQKQIPTLYPQLWAVVKKFLIAFPSSYLVERGCSAVASLFLKQRNLLQIADRGDLRILLTNIKPNIDKLIAAHQAHPSH; translated from the coding sequence ATGGTTGAACCAAAGAAGAAATGTAGACAATATAATGtcgaatatttgaaatatggcTTTATTGAGTCACCCACAAACAACACATTACTAATGTGCCTGATTTGTCAAAAAGTTTTTTCCAATGAAGCTATGGAACcttcaaaattaaaagatCACTTGAAAAAAGCTCATACTGATAACGAagataaagatttatcttattttcaaGCACTCAAAGAGCAATTTTTGAAACGATCAACGTCGACAGATATATTTGCAACCACATCCAAACAAGAGAATGACGGGTTACGTGCCTCTTACAACATTTCCTTACTTATCGCTAAATCGGGAAAACCACATACTATTGGTGAAGAATTGATCCTACCAGCTGTTAGTGAGGTTCTGCGTACTGTACTGCACAAGTCAGCGGatgatattattaagaaaattccTTTGAGCAATAATACAGTGCAACGACGAATTGATGAAATGGCCCAGGATGTGGAAGTCTCATTatgtgattttttaaaaacaaccCAGTTCTCTTTACAACTTGAGGAATCTATTGTAACAGGGAATGAAGCTTTACTTTTAGCATACGTTCGAttcataaaagaagaaaaaatttgccaagaattattatttgctaaACAATTGATAATTAGCACTAAAGGAGAATCGATATTTAATGTAGTGAAAGCGTTTTTTAAAGAAAGGGAAATTCCTCTGAATAATATCATATCAATTGCTATTGACGGTGCTTTAGCGATGGTAGGGCGTTATCGcggttttatttcatttttcaaaaagtcGGTGCCAAATGTATGCGCTGTGCACTGTGTGATTCATCGACAACATTTAGTTGCAAAAAACCTTAGTGATCGCCTGCATTGCTCATTACAATACGTAATTACAGcggttaataaaattcatgcaCTCAAGGATAGATTGTTTAGACAGATTTGCATTGAAAACGACGAAGACTTTAATCGTTTGCTATTCCATACAGAAGTACATTGGCTGTTAAATAGTGCTTGTTTAAATCGAGTTTATAATCACTTTGACTTAgttataaaatcttttgaaaacaaagataatttattaagaaacaaCTTAATAAAAGTCAAAAGTGACATAGCttatttgacagatttatataacaaatttaataaaataaatttggagCTGCAAGGAGATGAACTGAATTTGATCAAAACTAAGTCTATTATTTCTGCGTTTATGTCAAAACTACTCTTGTACAAACGCAAGTTAGAACGTGGAGTGTTTTACCAGTTTCTGAATCTTTCCTCGGTGAAAAAACGTGATGATGAAGTTCTGATTTATTGTCAACATTTACAGGCACTccataatgattttaataatcgatTTGAAGATATTCTTACTATGAAGATTCCCGCTTGGATTTTAGACCCATTTTCTAGTACTGAAGAAACAGAATTGCAATTACAAGaagaattaattgaattatcaaCAAacgaagaattaaaatttaaatttaaaaatgggTATCAAGCATTCTGGTTGCAAAAGCAAATACCCACACTTTATCCTCAATTATGGGCTGtggtaaaaaaatttttaattgcatttccGTCATCCTATTTAGTTGAACGTGGATGTAGTGCGGTCGCAAGTCTTTTTCTTAAACAGAGAAACCTCCTGCAAATAGCTGATCGCGGAGACTTAAGGATACTGCTGACAAATATAAAGCCGAATATTGACAAATTGATAGCAGCACATCAGGCTCATCCTTCtcattga